The proteins below come from a single Thermodesulfobium sp. 4217-1 genomic window:
- the gmk gene encoding guanylate kinase, which translates to MAEKIGTLFVVSGPSGVGKGTVIKELMQKDPMLCLSISMTSRLRRSNEVDGKDYFFVSESEFLDQIEKDNLLEWAKVHGNYYGTPKDYVLKKLNENNDVILEIDTRGASKIKSLYPDAILIFIVPPRWCDLRSRLETRSSENFEEIQRRLSRSIEEIEEYFIYEYIIVNNSIIEAASELECVIVSQRAKRAKREDIISRLRSEIQFGQEVK; encoded by the coding sequence ATGGCTGAAAAAATTGGTACATTATTTGTTGTTTCTGGTCCTTCAGGTGTGGGAAAAGGTACTGTTATAAAAGAGCTGATGCAAAAAGATCCAATGCTTTGCCTTTCTATCTCGATGACGAGCAGATTGAGAAGGTCTAATGAAGTCGATGGGAAGGATTATTTCTTTGTTTCTGAGTCTGAATTTTTAGATCAGATTGAAAAAGATAATCTTTTAGAATGGGCTAAGGTGCATGGGAATTACTATGGTACCCCGAAAGATTATGTTTTGAAAAAGTTAAATGAAAATAATGATGTCATACTGGAAATCGATACAAGAGGCGCAAGCAAAATTAAGTCATTGTATCCTGATGCGATTTTAATTTTTATAGTTCCACCCAGGTGGTGCGATCTTAGGTCGAGACTTGAAACAAGGTCTTCAGAAAACTTTGAGGAAATACAAAGAAGACTTTCTAGATCTATTGAAGAAATTGAAGAATATTTTATTTATGAGTATATAATAGTAAACAATAGTATAATAGAAGCTGCAAGTGAATTAGAATGTGTGATTGTATCACAACGCGCAAAAAGAGCAAAGAGAGAAGACATTATATCTCGACTAAGATCAGAAATCCAATTTGGACAGGAGGTAAAATAA
- the rpoZ gene encoding DNA-directed RNA polymerase subunit omega produces the protein MIAPSLERSFNMVHSRYALAIAAVKRAKEIRNNKDPFASNISDPLEQAFEEIASGKIKVSINK, from the coding sequence TTGATAGCACCCAGTTTAGAAAGATCTTTTAATATGGTACATTCAAGATATGCTTTGGCCATAGCTGCAGTTAAGAGAGCAAAAGAAATCAGAAATAACAAGGATCCATTCGCATCTAACATAAGCGATCCACTCGAACAGGCTTTTGAAGAGATTGCAAGTGGAAAAATTAAGGTTTCTATAAATAAATAA
- a CDS encoding nucleotide exchange factor GrpE, with product MSEIKIENNDEFDKESKDYVETPIEDKDALIEQLKKEVSDLQNKYLRSVADYDNLRKRNQREIDFKSNEIRRSFLSKILPNIDQLEKALSYSDSDSFKKGIEMVYKNLYEALKSENVKKIDAEPDSIFNPLYHEIVFAEESDKPEGTILQELSAGYMYNNEVLIPSKVKVSRPPKKEGEILDEL from the coding sequence ATGTCTGAGATAAAAATAGAAAACAATGATGAGTTCGACAAGGAGTCTAAAGACTATGTCGAAACTCCAATTGAAGATAAAGATGCTCTTATTGAGCAGCTAAAAAAAGAAGTAAGCGATTTGCAAAATAAATATCTAAGAAGTGTCGCTGATTATGACAATCTTAGAAAAAGAAATCAAAGAGAAATAGATTTTAAATCAAATGAGATAAGAAGAAGTTTCTTGTCTAAGATACTTCCCAATATTGATCAGCTTGAAAAAGCCCTGTCTTACTCTGACTCTGATAGCTTTAAAAAGGGAATAGAGATGGTTTACAAAAACCTGTATGAAGCGCTCAAATCGGAAAATGTTAAAAAGATTGACGCTGAGCCCGATAGCATCTTTAATCCACTTTATCATGAAATCGTTTTCGCAGAGGAATCAGATAAACCTGAAGGCACAATACTTCAAGAACTTAGTGCTGGTTATATGTATAACAACGAAGTATTGATCCCATCAAAAGTAAAAGTAAGCCGACCGCCCAAAAAGGAAGGCGAAATCTTAGATGAACTATAA
- a CDS encoding AAA family ATPase — protein MNPDKFTEQLRDSLESAQRILISFQNSQLDVEHLLYAMLSQQEGLVGNILTRAGINKNDIKSKLESILHKLPKIQYSSATPQIYITPSLKKVLDIAEEEAIRLKDEFVGIDHVLIAIVKEGESPASRLLNEYGFTEEKVYQILKDIRGTQRVTDPGAEDKYQALEKYTRNLTQLALEGKLDPVIGRDEEIERVMQILSRRTKNNPVLIGEPGVGKTAIVDGIAQKIASNDVPEILKGKQLLSLDMGALIAGTKFRGEFEERLKAIIDSVTKTQNYILFIDELHTVVGAGAAEGAMDASNLLKPALARGELRVIGATTLDEYKKHIEKDPALERRFQPVFVKEPSVEDTVSILKGLRDKYEAHHRVKITDDAIESAANLSERYISDRFLPDKAIDLIDEAAAKVRIQLSNMPTDLKEMENKLSRLNQEGQEAVKREDYESAAKLKNESDSLSKEFKEKRDKWLIDKKVNEVVDKEDIANLVSRWTGIPVTELVQEEVDKLTKMEDILHKRIIGQDEAVEAVSEAIRRSRSGLKDPKRPVGSFLFLGPTGVGKTELSKALAAFLFKDENALVRIDMSEYMEKHSVSRLVGAPPGYVGYEEGGQLTEVIRRRPYSVILLDEIEKAHPDVFNILLQVLDDGRLTDGKGRTIDFRNTVIIMTSNLGSDVLLNTNVEDEHEFEKAKNRVLSLLNSSFRPEFLNRIDEIVVFKPLSRSDIEKIVKLIIDNIQERLSERKINIILTDEAKDFFAREGYEPTMGARPLKRFMQKKLENLIAKEILNKNLKEGDNVKIVVENNNISLVIEN, from the coding sequence ATGAATCCAGATAAATTTACCGAACAATTAAGAGATTCTTTGGAATCAGCACAAAGAATTTTAATATCTTTTCAGAATAGCCAGCTGGATGTGGAACATCTTTTGTATGCGATGCTTAGTCAGCAAGAGGGACTTGTTGGGAATATATTAACAAGAGCTGGCATTAACAAGAACGATATTAAAAGTAAACTGGAATCAATCTTACACAAATTGCCAAAAATCCAATATTCATCCGCAACTCCACAAATTTACATTACTCCTTCTCTAAAAAAAGTTTTGGATATTGCTGAGGAAGAAGCTATCAGGCTAAAAGATGAATTTGTAGGAATTGATCATGTTTTGATCGCGATTGTAAAGGAGGGCGAGAGCCCTGCTTCAAGATTATTGAATGAATACGGCTTTACAGAAGAAAAAGTTTACCAAATACTTAAAGATATAAGAGGTACCCAAAGAGTGACGGATCCTGGTGCTGAAGATAAATATCAAGCCCTTGAAAAATATACAAGAAATTTAACTCAACTTGCTTTAGAAGGAAAGCTAGATCCTGTAATAGGTAGGGATGAAGAGATTGAAAGAGTTATGCAAATCCTTTCAAGAAGGACGAAAAACAATCCTGTATTAATAGGTGAACCAGGTGTAGGAAAGACTGCTATTGTTGATGGCATTGCTCAAAAGATAGCTTCAAACGATGTTCCTGAAATATTGAAAGGCAAACAACTTCTATCTCTTGATATGGGTGCGCTCATAGCTGGAACAAAGTTTAGAGGCGAATTCGAGGAGAGATTGAAGGCAATAATTGATTCTGTAACTAAGACGCAAAATTATATATTGTTTATTGATGAATTGCACACTGTAGTTGGAGCAGGCGCTGCAGAAGGCGCTATGGATGCGTCTAATCTTTTGAAACCTGCTCTTGCAAGAGGTGAACTGAGGGTGATAGGAGCTACTACACTCGACGAATACAAAAAGCATATTGAAAAAGACCCAGCACTTGAAAGAAGGTTTCAACCAGTTTTTGTTAAGGAACCCAGCGTAGAGGATACTGTTTCTATCTTAAAGGGCCTAAGAGATAAATATGAGGCGCATCACAGGGTGAAGATAACTGATGATGCAATAGAATCGGCTGCTAATCTCTCTGAGAGGTATATATCCGATAGATTTTTGCCAGATAAAGCTATAGATTTGATTGACGAAGCTGCTGCAAAGGTAAGGATCCAACTTTCAAATATGCCAACAGACCTCAAAGAAATGGAAAATAAACTTTCAAGATTAAATCAAGAAGGCCAAGAGGCCGTTAAAAGAGAAGACTATGAATCGGCTGCAAAGTTAAAAAATGAATCTGATTCACTTTCAAAAGAATTTAAAGAAAAAAGAGATAAATGGCTTATTGACAAAAAGGTTAATGAGGTTGTAGATAAAGAAGATATTGCAAATCTGGTTTCCAGGTGGACAGGGATACCTGTAACAGAATTGGTTCAAGAAGAAGTTGACAAATTGACTAAGATGGAGGACATATTACATAAAAGAATAATTGGTCAAGATGAGGCAGTCGAAGCTGTCTCAGAAGCTATCAGGAGATCAAGGTCTGGATTAAAGGATCCGAAGAGGCCTGTAGGATCCTTTCTATTCTTGGGGCCAACTGGTGTGGGCAAAACTGAGCTTAGCAAGGCGCTGGCTGCCTTTTTATTTAAAGATGAAAATGCTTTGGTAAGGATTGATATGTCAGAGTATATGGAAAAGCATTCTGTATCAAGGTTGGTTGGAGCTCCTCCAGGATATGTGGGATATGAAGAAGGTGGACAGCTTACTGAGGTTATCAGAAGAAGGCCATACTCTGTGATCCTTTTGGACGAAATTGAGAAAGCCCATCCTGATGTGTTTAACATATTGTTGCAGGTTCTTGATGATGGCAGATTGACTGACGGTAAGGGCAGGACTATAGATTTTAGAAATACTGTTATAATAATGACATCTAACTTGGGTTCTGATGTATTGTTAAATACAAATGTGGAAGACGAGCACGAATTTGAAAAAGCTAAAAATAGAGTTCTATCTTTGTTAAACTCTTCCTTCAGACCGGAATTTTTAAATAGAATTGATGAGATTGTCGTATTTAAGCCACTTTCGAGATCTGATATAGAGAAAATTGTAAAATTGATAATAGATAATATACAGGAAAGATTGAGCGAAAGAAAGATTAATATTATACTAACAGATGAAGCTAAAGACTTTTTTGCCAGAGAAGGATATGAGCCAACTATGGGAGCGAGACCTCTAAAAAGGTTTATGCAGAAAAAACTTGAGAATCTCATTGCAAAAGAAATTTTAAATAAAAACTTAAAAGAGGGAGATAATGTGAAAATAGTTGTAGAGAATAATAATATCTCTTTGGTAATAGAAAATTGA
- a CDS encoding J domain-containing protein, translating to MNYKDYYKILGVNKNATEKEIKQAYKKLARKFHPDLPGGDAEKFKEINEAHEVLSNVEKRKIYDQMGTSWTGGASGNQNANGGFYNQYNVNPGDFDNIFDLINGIFGSSGKKGFSSKGFSPFDLFGKQQNVRTNMGQDVESEVVLSFHEFLHGTTKKVNLSYLKRDVELKIPAGVKEGSKIKFKGLGQNGGDLYVKVKIEKDSRFSFDGENIKTSINISLFTALLGGEASVESPDGKVTVKIPPSSSSGTTLRLKGLGLLKHNKVRGDLLVSLNVQIPKNLSKDEKELVEKWAKLRGEK from the coding sequence ATGAACTATAAAGACTATTATAAGATCCTTGGTGTAAACAAAAATGCTACTGAGAAAGAGATTAAGCAGGCTTATAAAAAGCTGGCAAGAAAATTTCACCCTGATCTCCCAGGCGGTGATGCCGAAAAATTTAAAGAGATAAACGAAGCCCACGAGGTATTATCAAATGTTGAAAAGAGAAAAATATACGATCAGATGGGGACTTCATGGACAGGCGGAGCGTCAGGCAATCAAAACGCAAATGGTGGATTCTATAATCAATATAACGTTAACCCTGGTGACTTTGACAATATCTTTGACCTCATAAATGGCATATTTGGTTCTAGCGGTAAGAAGGGCTTTTCCAGTAAGGGATTTTCACCATTTGACCTTTTTGGAAAGCAGCAAAACGTTAGAACAAATATGGGTCAAGATGTAGAATCTGAAGTAGTTTTATCTTTTCATGAATTTTTACACGGAACTACAAAAAAAGTAAATCTATCTTATTTAAAAAGAGACGTTGAGCTAAAGATTCCTGCTGGAGTAAAAGAAGGGTCCAAGATCAAGTTTAAAGGTTTGGGCCAAAATGGCGGAGATCTATATGTAAAAGTGAAGATCGAAAAAGATTCAAGATTTTCTTTTGACGGTGAAAACATTAAAACATCGATAAACATTTCTCTATTTACTGCACTTCTTGGAGGAGAGGCCTCGGTGGAAAGTCCTGATGGCAAGGTGACTGTAAAGATTCCACCCAGTTCTTCATCTGGAACAACTTTAAGATTAAAGGGACTTGGGTTATTAAAACATAATAAAGTTAGAGGCGATCTTCTTGTTAGTTTGAACGTACAAATTCCGAAAAATCTTTCAAAAGATGAGAAAGAGCTTGTAGAGAAATGGGCAAAGTTAAGGGGTGAGAAATAA
- a CDS encoding MerR family transcriptional regulator, protein MSETVGFYAISIVSKMLSIHPQTIRRYEELGLICPKKLAGKTRVFSDEDIEVLKKIQEFTKDLGINIAGVEVILRLSKRVEELESEVLRLNSILEKISQEKEGENNESR, encoded by the coding sequence ATGTCAGAAACAGTAGGTTTTTATGCAATTAGTATTGTTTCAAAGATGCTGTCAATTCACCCGCAGACTATAAGAAGATATGAAGAGTTGGGTTTGATTTGTCCAAAAAAGCTTGCTGGCAAAACAAGAGTTTTTAGCGATGAAGATATTGAAGTGTTAAAAAAGATTCAGGAATTTACAAAAGACCTTGGAATAAATATAGCTGGAGTGGAGGTAATATTAAGGCTTTCGAAGCGTGTAGAGGAGTTAGAGTCTGAAGTGTTAAGACTAAATAGTATCTTGGAAAAAATTTCTCAAGAGAAAGAAGGTGAGAATAATGAATCCAGATAA